Proteins encoded in a region of the Elaeis guineensis isolate ETL-2024a chromosome 7, EG11, whole genome shotgun sequence genome:
- the LOC140859241 gene encoding uncharacterized protein, with protein sequence MECKRVKAILGIAAILVLLAGLSSASECYDDCYAKCRSEDNPPWLCKYKCRLDCIIHPSAAKVDSGCSFACAKSSCGQLDPEGNDVRSCLSTCSKSCTKVRKSL encoded by the exons ATGGAGTGTAAGCGTGTGAAGGCAATCCTCGGAATAGCTGCTATTCTAGTCTTGCTTGCCGGGCTAAGCTCGGCATCAGAATGCTACGATGATTGTTATGCCAAATGCAGATCTGAGGATAATCCACCTTGGTTGTGTAAATACAAGTGCCGTTTGGATTGTATCATTCATCCTTCTGCTGCTAAGGTTGACTCAGGTTGTAGCTTTGCATGTGCCAAGTCCTCCTGTGGCCAACTTGATCCAG AGGGTAATGATGTGAGGTCCTGCTTGTCTACATGCTCAAAGAGCTGCACCAAAGTGAGGAAGTCTCTGTGA